Proteins encoded in a region of the Panicum hallii strain FIL2 chromosome 3, PHallii_v3.1, whole genome shotgun sequence genome:
- the LOC112885019 gene encoding S-adenosylmethionine synthase 1, with translation MAAVDTFLFTSESVNEGHPDKLCDQVSDAVLDACLAEDPDSKVACETCTKTNMVMVFGEITTKANVDYEKIVRETCRNIGFVSADVGLDADHCKVLVNIEQQSPDIAQGVHGHFTKRPEEIGAGDQGHMFGYATDETPELMPLSHVLATKLGARLTEVRKNGTCPWLRPDGKTQVTVEYRNEGGAMVPIRVHTVLISTQHDETVTNDEIAADLKEHVIKPIIPEQYLDEKTIFHLNPSGRFVIGGPHGDAGLTGRKIIIDTYGGWGAHGGGAFSGKDPTKVDRSGAYIARQAAKSIVANGLARRAIVQVSYAIGVPEPLSVFVDTYGTGAIPDKEILKIVKENFDFRPGMIIINLDLKKGGNGRYLKTAAYGHFGRDDPDFTWEVVKPLKWEKPSA, from the coding sequence ATGGCCGCAGTTGACACCTTCCTCTTCACCTCGGAGTCCGTGAACGAGGGACACCCTGACAAGCTCTGCGATCAGGTCTCAGATGCCGTGCTCGACGCTTGCCTTGCTGAGGACCCTGACAGCAAGGTTGCTTGCGAGACCTGCACCAAGACTAACATGGTCATGGTCTTTGGTGAGATCACCACCAAGGCCAATGTTGATTACGAGAAGATTGTCAGGGAGACTTGCCGCAACATTGGTTTCGTGTCAGCAGATGTCGGGCTTGATGCTGACCACTGCAAGGTGCTTGTGAACATTGAGCAGCAATCCCCTGATATTGCTCAGGGTGTGCATGGTCACTTCACAAAGCGCCCTGAGGAGATTGGAGCTGGTGACCAGGGACACATGTTTGGGTATGCGACTGATGAAACCCCTGAGCTGATGCCACTCAGCCATGTCCTTGCCACCAAACTTGGTGCTCGTCTCACTGAGGTGCGCAAGAATGGGACCTGCCCCTGGCTCAGGCCTGATGGAAAGACCCAGGTGACTGTTGAGTACCGCAATGAGGGTGGTGCCATGGTGCCCATCCGTGTCCACACTGTCCTCATCTCTACCCAGCACGACGAGACAGTCACCAACGATGAGATTGCCGCTGACCTCAAGGAGCATGTCATCAAGCCTATCATCCCTGAGCAGTACCTTGATGAGAAGACCATCTTCCACCTTAACCCATCTGGTCGCTTTGTCATTGGTGGACCTCATGGTGATGCTGGTCTCACTGGCCGGAAGATCATCATTGATACCTATGGTGGCTGGGGAGCCCACGGTGGTGGTGCTTTCTCTGGCAAGGACCCAACCAAGGTCGACCGCAGTGGAGCCTACATTGCAAGGCAGGCTGCCAAGAGCATTGTCGCTAACGGCCTTGCTCGCCGTGCCATCGTCCAGGTCTCCTACGCCATTGGTGTGCCCGAGCCACTCTCCGTGTTTGTTGATACATACGGCACTGGAGCGATCCCCGACAAAGAGATCCTCAAGATTGTGAAGGAGAACTTCGACTTCAGGCCTGGCATGATCATTATCAACCTTGACCTCAAGAAAGGTGGCAACGGGCGCTACCTTAAGACAGCGGCCTACGGTCACTTCGGAAGGGATGACCCTGACTTCACCTGGGAGGTGGTGAAGCCCCTCAAGTGGGAGAAGCCTTCTGCCTAA